DNA from Daucus carota subsp. sativus chromosome 1, DH1 v3.0, whole genome shotgun sequence:
GAAAAGTACCTGAAGCTTAGAATAGCCTACCCTCCACCAGACAGGTTCGATGAAGTCAAAGGCTCCAAGTAAGTCTAGTAATTCTGGAATTAAAGCGCCAAGAGCAGCAAGCATAGCCCATCGAGCATGCAATATTTCAAAACTGTAGACATAAAGATCAAGGCATTGAACTTAAATGTCATACTCCCCCTCAAATCTGAAATATAGATACATTTTCCTTTTCCTTGAACTACAAAATAAGAGAAAAAATTTTAGTTTCCATATATAGAGAACATAATGTTACAGATATTTCTTCATTCATTTATTACGGAAAGTACTACtacttaatattaataaacataGCTGATGGTGGGTTTAGATTTCTAGtataatcataaaaaattgaGACAGCAGTGCTAGACCTATTTGTTTGGAAGTTTGGCTCCGTGATATGAATATGAAATTCAACTGCAGTAGTGCAGTTGCCtagtatatttaattatatacgtTGGGCACTATACTATCATAATATAACCAAGCCTGTAGTATTATTAATCTTTTTATGTTATAGGTTACGTGAAAGCTATTATAACTTACTGATATAGTAGCACAGTGTACCCATGGAAACAAATGGCCAGAATAAGATATTAGTAGTTGAGTACATACTTGAAGAACTTTTGCAAAGCCACTGGGTCCTTGCTTAAACCAGCAACATCAAAGCCATAATCACCAGGAAGTTCTCCATCAAGATAGACAGGATACTCATATGGAATCGGACCAAGCCATCGAGGGCGTTCTTCTCCATACCACGAGCTGAAAATATTAAGTAATGTCAGATAATGAGAAAGAAGGTTCTTATATATGCACAAACTTCATTTTGTTCGCCCTGCTACGATGCATATAGAAAGTATGAAAACATTGTGATTCTATCACGTACAAATTGGTAATTCAAAATTTGCATTTTTCTAGTTATCCACATTCCAAGTTTTTGTATTGGGTTACAATAAAGTGAGGGAAAGACtatgcataaaaattattactcCTCTGTCTAATACTAAAAGTAAAATTTTTTCATgtaagtatttaattttattgcaAATAGAAAACACAAATTAATAGTGTACCAATACTTTTATACACCTTAAACTACCATCATAATGTAAGGCAGTCGCATCAAATGGGATGGACAAATCAGGAAAATTTATTATAGGGTCAGCAGCACTGGATCAGAAAATGCATACTCAGGCATAAGAACTTACAGAACTACAGTCTAGTGTTAAGGAAAAGTGTGGTAGTTAAAAGCGCAACAACATTATTAAGTGATTAAAGACGCAAAACAGGTACTTATGGAACTCACTTGACCATGCACTAAAATCATTATTAACTTTGCGAAGAGATAATTATCTAAGAATAACATTTAAGACACCCATAGGCATAAGTCTTACAAAGCTGATAGACCTAATGAAACATCATAATCATTTCAGCAATATAAAGGGTCCCTATAGTGAAAAATCTATACGCGGAGTTGCCATTTGGGAACTTATACTGGGTTGGATTTCTATGATCAATGCAAGCTACCACTTCAATACCCTGAAGTTTGTGTGGAATGTTCACCAGCTAAATAAGCATCTAATGCAGCCAGGGACTCATGTCTTGGCTCCATTTTGGGCAAAATTATTGGCAATAAGTCCAATAACAAGTGCTAGTTAAAAAGTACATCGAAAACTTAAGTTTAAGTCATCGACATCTAATCACAATCTAGGTCTTCTGGTACTGCCACACGTTTGGTACAAAAAATTGTGCAGCTCGAGTATTTCCATCAACCACTTCATCCTCccacaattttttataaattgtagAACCAAGTAGCACTTGAGGAACTATACTAACATGGGTAATCCAacaatattcattaatcaacCACCCAGAATACAAAATTACcattcaaacaaaaaaaagtcATATCTTTATATATGTCTGAGCATTACCTATCAGTTCTTGCCTGCTGAGAAAGCTTGTTGAAGTTAGAAGCATTAACAACCTCAATCTTTTTTCTCTCCTCTAGTCTCTTCTGTAGAGTCTCTCCAAGTGGGCTGTTTGCTATGGCTTTCACAGCAGTGAATGGAATAGCAGAAAACAACAACACCCCAGCAAGCTTAAACAAAATCACTTTCTATTATTCATCACAATATATACAGAGATACAAATAAAAATGATGATATTGCAACTGCTTACCTCTGACCAAGAAGCTTTTGTGCGAGCAAAAGGGTGTGTGAATTTAGGACTTCTAAGTATCCTGTGGGATTTAGTGGCTATGAAATTTGAGGCAAGCAGTTGTGAGGGAAAAGAAGAGGAT
Protein-coding regions in this window:
- the LOC108199460 gene encoding chlorophyll a-b binding protein 7, chloroplastic is translated as MALPHQSSSFPSQLLASNFIATKSHRILRSPKFTHPFARTKASWSELAGVLLFSAIPFTAVKAIANSPLGETLQKRLEERKKIEVVNASNFNKLSQQARTDSSWYGEERPRWLGPIPYEYPVYLDGELPGDYGFDVAGLSKDPVALQKFFNFEILHARWAMLAALGALIPELLDLLGAFDFIEPVWWRVGYSKLQGETLDYLGIPGFHLAGSQGVIVIAICQAILMVGPEYARYCGIEALEPLGIYLPGDINYPGGALFDPLGLSRDPLAFEELKVKEIKNGRLAMIAWLGFYAQAAVTGKGPIQNLVEHISDPAHNNLISSLLSK